One stretch of Schlesneria sp. DSM 10557 DNA includes these proteins:
- a CDS encoding NAD(P)/FAD-dependent oxidoreductase: protein MIEIEADIAVMGAGFSGSLTAMLVQRIGLRPVLIDRGAHPRFAIGESSTPVANLVLEGLARRYDLPRIVPLSNYAAWKKTYPQIVCGLKRGFSYFHHQLGHDFQPRSDRANELLVAASLTDEDADTHWLRADFDQFLAEEAVRLGVPYFPHTSIDRLEPRGAGWELSGKCHGLPQCMREGSSSDSAEIRVRADFIIDASGEGGFLAKQLGISPHPAGLKTRSRGLFSHFKHVARWSDLYAKRGGDISGHPYPCDDAALHHVFDCGWMWVLPFDNGVTSAGFALDPERFPLEASGTPEAEWQALLARLPAVAEQFANAEPLVPWRQSGRMQRRVSQSAGPNWVMLPNTAAFHDPLHSTGNTFTLVGIERLIGILERCWNVSGDRDSSSPFGELADASARESLTAERTRVSSPEPQWTRLADELQNYDALIQQEVEFIDLVVSGSYAGFREFERMIAMSMFYFATAIWSEEERRAGRVAQGAAYLSANHPQLKSALKQAYRDLTDPNISGAELTDKVRAAIAPFNRVGLCNPDLCNMYPYEFTPAATPNGS, encoded by the coding sequence GTGATTGAGATCGAAGCGGACATCGCCGTGATGGGGGCCGGGTTTAGCGGTAGCCTGACGGCGATGCTGGTGCAGCGAATCGGGTTAAGGCCGGTCCTGATTGATCGGGGTGCGCATCCGCGTTTTGCGATCGGGGAATCATCGACGCCGGTTGCCAATCTGGTGCTGGAGGGACTGGCCCGCCGGTATGATCTTCCCCGCATAGTTCCGCTCTCGAATTACGCGGCCTGGAAGAAAACTTACCCTCAAATTGTTTGTGGGCTGAAACGGGGCTTCAGCTATTTCCATCACCAGCTCGGGCACGACTTTCAGCCTCGATCTGATCGGGCGAATGAACTGCTGGTTGCGGCGAGTCTCACGGACGAAGACGCGGATACCCACTGGTTGAGGGCCGATTTCGACCAGTTTCTGGCAGAAGAAGCGGTCAGATTGGGTGTTCCCTATTTTCCCCACACGTCGATCGATCGACTCGAACCCCGAGGTGCGGGTTGGGAACTGAGCGGGAAGTGTCATGGTTTGCCGCAGTGTATGCGAGAGGGTTCGTCGTCAGACTCGGCCGAGATTCGGGTCCGGGCCGACTTCATCATTGATGCTTCGGGAGAAGGAGGGTTCCTGGCAAAGCAGCTCGGCATTTCGCCTCATCCTGCGGGATTGAAGACGCGCTCACGCGGGCTTTTCTCGCACTTCAAGCATGTCGCCCGCTGGTCGGATCTATACGCAAAGCGGGGTGGAGACATTTCCGGCCACCCCTACCCTTGTGATGATGCCGCTCTGCATCATGTGTTTGACTGCGGGTGGATGTGGGTCCTTCCGTTCGATAACGGTGTGACCAGTGCCGGGTTCGCACTGGATCCCGAGCGGTTTCCCCTGGAAGCGAGCGGCACACCTGAGGCGGAGTGGCAAGCCCTGCTGGCTCGATTGCCTGCCGTAGCCGAGCAGTTTGCGAACGCCGAGCCGCTCGTCCCCTGGCGACAATCCGGACGAATGCAGCGACGGGTCAGCCAGTCCGCAGGTCCGAACTGGGTCATGCTGCCGAACACGGCGGCGTTCCATGATCCCCTGCACAGCACGGGGAATACGTTCACGCTGGTGGGGATTGAACGCCTGATCGGCATCCTGGAACGCTGCTGGAACGTTTCCGGTGACCGGGACAGTTCGAGTCCGTTCGGCGAACTCGCGGACGCGTCAGCGAGGGAATCTTTGACCGCAGAACGGACTCGGGTCAGCTCACCCGAACCCCAGTGGACCAGGCTTGCCGACGAATTGCAGAACTATGATGCTCTGATTCAGCAGGAAGTGGAGTTCATCGATCTGGTGGTGAGTGGCAGTTATGCGGGCTTCAGGGAATTCGAACGCATGATTGCCATGTCGATGTTCTACTTTGCCACCGCGATCTGGTCGGAAGAGGAGCGGCGAGCGGGTCGCGTGGCCCAGGGGGCGGCCTACTTGAGTGCCAATCACCCGCAACTCAAATCGGCACTCAAGCAGGCGTATCGAGATCTGACGGATCCGAACATCTCCGGGGCCGAACTGACCGACAAAGTCCGTGCCGCCATCGCGCCATTCAATCGGGTCGGATTGTGTAACCCCGACCTGTGCAATATGTACCCTTACGAGTTCACGCCGGCCGCGACACCGAACGGGTCCTAG
- a CDS encoding ABC transporter ATP-binding protein — MPMPHVAALAVQKSYRKGEQSVPVLHGVDISVRKGEFLSIIGQSGSGKSTLMHLIGLLDTPDIGEVQLDGQRIDDLPARTRDELRNRVFGFVFQFYHLLPELSLMENVLAPLMIRHSIWNYWTRRREFQDRAKSMIDRVGLGHRLAHKPSELSGGEMQRAAIARALVAQPEILLADEPTGNLDAKTGREIIDLMSRLNEREQLTIMMVTHDKSIAAEAHRTVRLCEGRIESLSDAA; from the coding sequence ATGCCCATGCCTCATGTCGCTGCTTTGGCCGTCCAGAAGTCTTACCGAAAGGGAGAACAGAGCGTTCCAGTTCTGCACGGTGTCGATATCTCCGTTCGAAAGGGTGAGTTCCTGTCGATCATCGGCCAGTCGGGTTCGGGAAAAAGCACGCTGATGCACCTGATCGGCTTGCTCGACACCCCCGATATCGGCGAAGTCCAGCTCGACGGTCAGCGGATCGATGACCTGCCGGCCCGGACTCGGGATGAACTGCGTAACCGCGTGTTCGGGTTTGTCTTCCAGTTCTATCATCTGCTGCCGGAACTCAGCCTGATGGAAAATGTGCTGGCCCCCTTGATGATCCGGCACTCGATCTGGAACTACTGGACTCGCCGCCGTGAATTCCAGGATCGTGCGAAATCGATGATCGACCGCGTCGGCCTGGGCCATCGTCTGGCTCATAAACCGTCTGAACTGTCTGGTGGCGAGATGCAGCGTGCGGCCATCGCCCGCGCCCTGGTGGCTCAGCCCGAAATTCTGCTCGCCGATGAACCGACCGGGAACCTCGACGCAAAAACGGGCCGCGAGATTATCGACCTGATGTCCCGATTGAATGAGAGGGAACAGCTGACTATTATGATGGTGACTCACGATAAATCCATCGCGGCTGAGGCACATCGCACAGTCAGGTTGTGCGAAGGACGAATTGAGTCCCTGAGCGACGCGGCCTGA
- the ilvE gene encoding branched-chain-amino-acid transaminase, with protein sequence MALKIFLGNKLVDEADAKVSVFDHALLYGDGVFEGIRVYSGRVFLHQQHIDRLYESAKAIRLVIPLSPADMKAAVEQTVKANNIDDGYVRLVVTRGAGSLGLDIRKTSNPQVIIIADTISLYPPETYTKGMQLVTASTIRNHPGALSSRIKSLNYLNNILARIEGTDAGMVEALMLNHKGEVAECTGDNIFIVKNRVLLTPGLDAGILEGITRNAVMELAVEAGYEVRETSLTRHDLYIADEMFLTGTAAEVVAVVGLDGRKIGSGEPGPVTKDLLARFQKLTRSET encoded by the coding sequence ATGGCTCTAAAAATTTTTCTCGGCAACAAACTCGTCGACGAAGCCGATGCCAAAGTAAGTGTGTTCGATCACGCACTCCTGTACGGGGACGGTGTCTTCGAAGGGATCCGTGTTTACAGTGGTCGCGTCTTCCTGCACCAGCAGCACATTGACCGCCTGTACGAGAGTGCCAAGGCCATTCGGCTGGTCATCCCCCTGTCCCCAGCGGACATGAAAGCGGCCGTCGAACAAACCGTGAAAGCCAACAACATCGACGATGGCTATGTGCGGCTGGTTGTGACGCGCGGAGCGGGAAGTCTGGGACTGGATATTCGAAAAACCAGCAACCCTCAGGTGATCATCATCGCCGACACGATCTCGCTCTATCCCCCCGAAACGTACACGAAGGGGATGCAACTGGTCACCGCCAGCACGATTCGCAATCACCCTGGCGCACTTAGCTCGCGTATCAAGTCGTTGAACTACTTGAACAACATCCTGGCACGCATCGAAGGAACGGATGCGGGCATGGTCGAAGCTCTGATGTTGAATCACAAAGGTGAAGTTGCCGAATGCACCGGCGACAACATCTTCATCGTCAAGAATCGAGTGCTCCTGACACCCGGCCTGGACGCCGGGATCCTCGAAGGAATCACGCGTAACGCGGTGATGGAGCTCGCCGTCGAAGCGGGATACGAAGTTCGCGAAACATCCCTCACCCGGCACGACCTGTACATCGCTGACGAAATGTTTCTGACGGGGACAGCCGCCGAAGTGGTGGCTGTGGTCGGCCTCGACGGTCGCAAGATCGGATCGGGTGAACCAGGTCCCGTGACCAAAGATCTGCTCGCACGATTCCAGAAGCTGACTCGCTCGGAAACGTAA
- a CDS encoding DUF1559 domain-containing protein — MTATHLRSGAPLNRQGMTVVELLVAIAMIGLLLSILLPAVQMARSSSRRLHCSNNIRQLVLGCALYHDSFSVFPPLRRISSANSCGEATVFSRLFPYVEVPDLCQLEESETQHIPQFECPADGDLRSAPKPLSYTANASPGDGSGSSLRGPFNSFELVSARDITDGLSSTAGISEDIVVRSKGTRSEGARQPVKHAWYVSVPDVSAATRMNPASPAAIAERAAQTESSVQGCVSGPRDFVNLGSPSIGRWAGHWGSGAQYSHWLPPNAPYCIVSDSLSDPNMFLVHNRRAASSHTRGVNVGYIDGHVRFISDKIAQEAWRSMGTRNGNETVNID; from the coding sequence ATGACAGCTACCCACCTGAGATCCGGCGCGCCTCTCAACCGTCAAGGAATGACCGTTGTTGAGCTACTGGTCGCGATCGCGATGATTGGCCTATTGCTCAGTATTCTCTTGCCCGCAGTGCAGATGGCGAGGAGCTCTTCGCGGCGTTTGCACTGTTCGAACAATATTCGACAGCTCGTCCTGGGCTGCGCTCTGTATCACGATTCCTTTTCGGTGTTTCCACCACTTCGACGGATCTCATCGGCCAATTCCTGCGGTGAAGCGACCGTCTTTTCGAGGCTTTTTCCCTACGTTGAGGTCCCAGACCTTTGTCAGCTGGAAGAATCGGAGACGCAGCACATTCCGCAGTTCGAATGCCCTGCCGACGGAGACTTGCGCTCTGCGCCGAAACCGCTGAGCTACACAGCGAACGCGAGTCCCGGTGATGGGTCTGGCAGTTCGCTCCGCGGCCCGTTCAACTCCTTTGAACTTGTCTCCGCACGAGACATCACGGATGGACTCAGCTCCACAGCAGGCATCTCGGAAGACATCGTTGTTCGATCGAAAGGGACAAGATCTGAAGGAGCACGGCAGCCTGTAAAACATGCCTGGTACGTGTCTGTTCCCGATGTGTCGGCTGCGACACGGATGAACCCTGCGAGTCCTGCGGCAATTGCCGAAAGAGCTGCTCAAACGGAGAGTTCTGTGCAGGGTTGCGTATCGGGGCCTCGGGACTTCGTCAATCTGGGCTCACCGTCGATTGGGCGGTGGGCCGGGCATTGGGGCAGCGGCGCTCAATACAGCCATTGGCTGCCACCGAATGCACCGTATTGCATCGTGTCAGACTCGTTAAGCGATCCGAACATGTTCCTGGTCCATAACCGCCGCGCAGCCAGCAGTCATACGCGAGGAGTCAATGTGGGGTACATCGACGGTCACGTGAGGTTTATCAGCGACAAGATCGCTCAGGAAGCTTGGCGCTCGATGGGAACTCGCAACGGAAACGAAACTGTGAACATCGATTAG
- a CDS encoding PQQ-binding-like beta-propeller repeat protein, which produces MMRSVVWVGFVLGGILCLSSSLHAQNRSRILFNTESRLTAEMDRNVQQALEEAGDLLLEKEFGPAVLRLQSVLDHPEDYFVEKDFQSGEQLTSKGVALKVLADLPAEGRAAYELQVGTDARAELADAIAAEDYMRVSELVSRYQMTAAGFEGMQLLAARALDRNHPMQAALIYEAMREHPNSQGEFRVPLLLQTALAWHLADQPERARTALEGLDKLKQAGPWQVAGRAVTPFPSLGEAPAWLQTQFGPTAPQPPAVVDRWELPRGGLTGNESAAASCPVGGGAWKISSRQHLRLHMNDEINQQRIKGFDQMMVQTEQMMREGNRLTQPAAIPIVVGDVVVYRTINDLTAVSLKTGDLLWRSAKTDGMLTWLFQSPLAASDAIPPSSPLTFRGYLQFKMFRDQISGSLSSDGDRVYAVEESESQFSSLLPRSRLPFGAQMIMDPVNKLSAYDVAGGRLLWEVGGQNGTPPAELSGMYFVGPPVPCDGRLYCLAESKNELRLLCLIAESNTARLEWYQTLVATERAPFGATFRFAGLIPATAEGLMVCPTANGAIVAYDIVKRQLRWGYSYDSKSRRNFQDNFENPVMRERVGGDDEESRWLDSGPVITRGRVLVTPRDSHEIHCINLVDGSLNWKRSQAQGLYLACVNEDQVVVVGRNQIAAYSLADGSEEWTQPTEIPEPSGRGVRVGKQYLLPLSTGDIATLDLTTGRILGRSKLPQAGVPGNLAVGDGALVSVGTHDVIGFRSLGEVEDQVAEQLAKNPDDAEALALRGELKLHRGQELEAIEDLRKSLRQRPDPAVKRVLAETMLNRLRNDPKSILAAATELEALTEDPLQRVEFLRLYANSLKESGDRVGAITEYFRLALTTTIPDMMISAGTGHFVSLEQSVRAELFAIYDAATASERTEMERVFSREFASAAKSPDRNDRILHLIKLTSGHPAADALLLKLAESPGAIADEFARLQLLERITSSANLSVAGSAAASLAALYIAANAPEEARPWIAELGDRFATIVCRDGKTGRQLSDEWSTQRSLGQDDSRFQWPQGAIEVVRTDQSITQPTFPVEVVTHVGSFYKGWSFEVDALITTLTARDPHLNVVWRVPLINSANDLRDQPCQLHIRGRRLALASGTWLGVMEAVTTQIAPEIIFEQSLRPNSFVAPRLSTTPNERRLLPNGRLIQLKSDGRSTAGYLVGLTDDAVVYQLDNRLYAADPESGKLLWSRVGPAFAKVDATVDSKLMLATAGNGALLLRMRDGAIEQQHKGNPNDVPLWFRGTRRLTQRNQVPDQRVFEMHDFDGDRVVWQSQHPVGSKACLIQDEELAILEPTSKLTILKLATGEKQLETELPLKRPLRGMLVLSVQSTPDHYIVVAGVSIRKTELRRIEPINFGMPPEFGLPRELGTPSNSAFSLDGMVFYIDRKSGEVKWSVPVNELAYDANQPASLPVLVLAAWNIHFDPNTGFPLDPKLSTLILDKRTGDVVYKSQELATPVGRGLQFIPSHETKKLLIDFYSFQLELKFPKPK; this is translated from the coding sequence ATGATGCGGAGCGTGGTTTGGGTCGGGTTCGTGCTCGGGGGAATCCTTTGCCTCAGCTCTTCATTACACGCACAAAATCGTTCCCGGATCCTCTTTAATACAGAGTCTCGCCTCACGGCCGAGATGGATCGAAACGTACAGCAGGCACTCGAAGAGGCCGGGGATCTGCTGCTCGAGAAGGAGTTTGGCCCCGCCGTGCTCCGGCTTCAATCCGTGCTTGATCATCCTGAAGACTATTTCGTTGAGAAGGATTTTCAATCCGGTGAGCAGCTCACCTCAAAAGGTGTGGCTCTGAAGGTTCTGGCGGATCTCCCTGCCGAGGGACGAGCCGCGTATGAACTTCAGGTGGGGACCGACGCTCGGGCCGAACTGGCCGATGCGATTGCCGCAGAGGATTACATGCGCGTGTCCGAACTGGTCTCGCGCTATCAGATGACGGCAGCCGGATTCGAGGGGATGCAGCTGCTGGCCGCGCGGGCTCTTGACCGTAACCACCCCATGCAGGCGGCATTGATCTATGAAGCGATGCGTGAGCACCCGAATTCGCAGGGAGAATTCCGTGTCCCCCTGCTGCTTCAGACCGCTCTCGCATGGCATCTGGCCGACCAGCCGGAACGAGCCCGGACTGCACTGGAAGGACTGGATAAGCTGAAGCAGGCGGGACCCTGGCAAGTCGCGGGACGCGCGGTGACGCCGTTTCCGAGCCTCGGTGAAGCACCCGCCTGGCTGCAGACGCAGTTCGGTCCGACAGCCCCTCAGCCCCCTGCCGTCGTCGATCGCTGGGAACTCCCTCGAGGGGGTCTGACGGGCAATGAGTCTGCCGCCGCATCGTGTCCAGTGGGAGGTGGAGCGTGGAAAATCTCTTCCCGGCAACACCTGCGGCTGCACATGAATGACGAGATCAATCAGCAGCGGATCAAAGGTTTCGACCAGATGATGGTGCAAACCGAACAGATGATGCGCGAGGGCAATCGACTCACCCAACCCGCAGCCATTCCGATTGTTGTCGGGGACGTCGTGGTCTACCGGACGATCAATGATCTGACGGCGGTCAGCTTAAAGACGGGCGATCTCTTGTGGCGCTCTGCCAAGACGGACGGAATGCTGACCTGGCTGTTTCAAAGCCCGCTGGCTGCATCAGACGCGATTCCCCCGTCGTCACCACTGACGTTTCGTGGATACCTGCAATTCAAGATGTTTCGCGACCAGATCTCGGGATCTCTCTCGAGTGATGGTGACCGCGTCTACGCGGTGGAAGAGTCCGAATCGCAGTTCAGCAGTCTGTTGCCGCGCAGCCGTCTTCCCTTCGGGGCACAGATGATCATGGATCCTGTCAACAAGCTCTCGGCCTACGACGTCGCCGGGGGGCGACTGTTATGGGAAGTGGGGGGGCAGAACGGGACACCCCCGGCAGAGTTATCCGGGATGTACTTTGTCGGACCTCCCGTCCCCTGCGACGGTCGTCTTTACTGCCTTGCTGAGTCCAAGAATGAGCTGCGGCTGCTGTGCCTGATTGCGGAATCAAACACCGCCCGGCTGGAGTGGTACCAGACACTTGTCGCCACCGAGCGAGCCCCGTTCGGGGCGACGTTCCGTTTCGCGGGACTCATCCCGGCGACTGCGGAAGGCCTGATGGTCTGCCCCACGGCGAACGGGGCGATCGTCGCTTATGATATCGTGAAACGTCAGCTGCGCTGGGGCTATTCCTACGATTCCAAGTCACGTCGCAATTTTCAGGATAACTTCGAAAATCCCGTGATGCGTGAGCGTGTCGGCGGGGACGATGAAGAGTCGCGATGGCTGGACAGTGGCCCCGTAATCACGCGAGGCCGAGTCCTCGTGACACCGCGAGATTCGCATGAGATCCATTGTATTAATCTGGTCGACGGAAGTCTGAACTGGAAGCGTTCGCAGGCACAGGGACTGTACCTGGCCTGTGTGAACGAAGACCAGGTTGTCGTGGTGGGACGCAATCAGATTGCGGCTTACTCTCTGGCGGATGGTTCCGAAGAGTGGACGCAGCCGACGGAGATTCCTGAACCGAGCGGACGAGGTGTGCGGGTGGGCAAGCAGTATCTCCTTCCCCTCTCGACGGGGGATATCGCGACACTCGATCTGACGACCGGCCGAATCCTGGGACGTTCCAAGTTGCCTCAGGCAGGCGTCCCCGGCAATCTGGCTGTTGGTGACGGAGCATTGGTTTCGGTCGGAACCCATGACGTCATTGGATTCCGGTCCCTGGGCGAAGTGGAAGATCAGGTTGCAGAGCAACTCGCAAAGAATCCCGACGACGCCGAAGCCCTGGCGCTGCGGGGTGAATTGAAGCTGCATCGAGGCCAGGAACTGGAGGCGATCGAGGACCTGAGGAAATCACTCCGACAGCGACCTGATCCTGCGGTCAAACGTGTGCTTGCCGAGACGATGCTGAATCGGCTGAGGAACGATCCCAAGTCGATTCTCGCCGCAGCGACCGAACTCGAGGCATTGACCGAGGACCCGCTTCAACGTGTTGAGTTTCTGCGGTTGTACGCCAATTCGCTGAAAGAATCCGGCGATCGTGTGGGGGCGATTACGGAATACTTCCGACTCGCTCTGACGACGACAATTCCCGACATGATGATCTCGGCGGGAACGGGTCATTTTGTTTCGCTCGAACAGAGTGTCCGGGCTGAGCTGTTTGCGATTTACGACGCGGCCACAGCGAGCGAACGAACCGAGATGGAACGGGTTTTCAGCCGCGAGTTCGCGTCGGCCGCGAAGTCGCCTGACCGGAACGATCGAATTCTGCACCTCATCAAACTGACTTCGGGGCATCCTGCGGCAGACGCGTTGCTGCTGAAACTGGCAGAGTCACCCGGTGCCATTGCTGACGAGTTCGCCCGACTCCAGTTGCTGGAACGGATCACGAGTTCTGCCAATCTTTCGGTGGCTGGTTCTGCCGCGGCATCCCTGGCCGCGTTGTACATCGCGGCGAATGCGCCGGAAGAGGCACGTCCCTGGATTGCCGAACTGGGTGATCGGTTTGCGACGATCGTCTGTCGTGACGGGAAGACGGGGCGACAGCTCTCTGACGAATGGTCGACGCAGAGATCGCTGGGCCAGGATGATTCCCGTTTTCAATGGCCTCAAGGGGCAATTGAAGTCGTTCGTACGGATCAGAGCATCACGCAGCCGACCTTTCCGGTTGAGGTGGTGACTCATGTGGGAAGCTTCTACAAAGGATGGTCGTTCGAAGTCGACGCTCTCATTACCACACTCACCGCACGTGATCCTCATTTGAACGTGGTATGGCGTGTGCCGCTGATCAACTCGGCAAATGATCTTCGGGACCAGCCCTGCCAATTGCACATCCGGGGTCGACGGCTCGCGCTGGCTTCGGGAACGTGGCTCGGGGTGATGGAAGCCGTAACAACTCAGATCGCTCCTGAAATCATCTTCGAACAGTCATTGCGTCCGAACTCGTTTGTGGCTCCTCGATTGAGCACCACGCCGAATGAGCGTCGACTGTTGCCGAACGGACGACTCATTCAACTGAAGTCGGATGGCCGATCGACAGCAGGATACCTGGTTGGTCTTACCGACGATGCCGTAGTGTATCAGTTAGACAATCGTCTTTATGCGGCGGATCCCGAGTCTGGCAAACTGCTGTGGTCTCGCGTTGGGCCGGCGTTCGCCAAAGTCGATGCCACGGTCGACAGCAAGCTGATGCTCGCAACAGCAGGCAACGGTGCACTGCTGTTGAGGATGCGTGATGGTGCGATCGAGCAGCAGCACAAAGGGAACCCCAACGACGTCCCGTTATGGTTTCGAGGTACGCGGCGGCTGACACAGCGGAATCAAGTTCCGGATCAGCGGGTGTTCGAAATGCATGATTTCGATGGGGATCGCGTCGTCTGGCAATCGCAACATCCTGTCGGCAGCAAGGCCTGTCTCATTCAAGATGAAGAACTGGCAATCCTTGAGCCCACCAGCAAGCTGACGATTCTGAAACTGGCGACGGGAGAGAAACAGCTTGAGACGGAATTACCGCTGAAACGCCCCTTACGCGGGATGCTGGTTCTGTCGGTTCAGTCCACCCCCGATCACTATATTGTCGTCGCCGGGGTCTCCATCCGAAAGACCGAACTGCGAAGGATTGAGCCCATCAATTTTGGGATGCCCCCCGAGTTTGGTCTCCCTCGTGAGCTGGGGACGCCATCGAACTCGGCGTTCTCTCTGGATGGGATGGTGTTCTATATTGACCGCAAGAGTGGTGAGGTGAAATGGTCGGTCCCCGTCAATGAACTGGCCTATGATGCGAATCAGCCTGCCAGTCTTCCGGTGCTGGTGCTGGCGGCGTGGAACATTCATTTCGATCCCAATACCGGTTTCCCGCTCGACCCCAAGTTGTCGACGTTGATCCTCGACAAGCGGACCGGTGACGTCGTTTACAAAAGTCAGGAACTGGCGACGCCCGTTGGGCGAGGGCTTCAGTTCATCCCTTCGCACGAGACCAAGAAGCTGCTGATCGACTTCTACAGCTTTCAGCTCGAACTGAAGTTTCCAAAGCCGAAATAG
- a CDS encoding DUF1559 domain-containing protein, translated as MTTSSAPSRRPRGFTLIELLVVIAIIAVLIALLLPAVQQAREAARRTQCRNNLKQIGLALHNYESTHATLPGFYSYGKANSGSYSVQAQLLPYMDQSSLHQLIDFGQKPQIGCCPGDVPSSMVNLVKNPLSVYLCPSDPGPVTFSVTSGTTGGATGTTFTYAGTNYHVNQGTALGTNYDGRAPTDGLVWTNSKVRFAHITDGLSNTAAFSESIFGFPAQTVSAPTSNQDRRRSYINVACVWTSSTVPPATPGLANGFQPPNDPAQLEAAAVAISRGWAGQRGAGWMHGREYWTAYHHYHNPNSNVPDMGTCGNGIFAARSYHVGGVNTLMCDGSVRFVSENVDLTIWRAAGTRAGGEVQGEF; from the coding sequence ATGACTACATCCAGCGCCCCTTCGCGTCGCCCCAGGGGTTTCACGCTGATCGAATTGCTCGTCGTGATCGCGATCATCGCCGTCCTGATCGCATTGCTGCTGCCCGCCGTGCAACAGGCCCGTGAAGCGGCACGTCGGACCCAGTGCCGGAACAATCTCAAGCAGATTGGGTTGGCGCTTCACAACTACGAAAGCACCCATGCGACGCTGCCCGGCTTTTACTCGTATGGAAAGGCAAACTCGGGCAGCTATTCGGTGCAGGCGCAACTGCTCCCCTACATGGACCAATCCTCTCTGCATCAACTGATTGACTTTGGCCAGAAGCCCCAGATTGGCTGTTGCCCGGGTGATGTTCCCTCTTCGATGGTCAACCTGGTCAAGAATCCGCTCTCCGTTTACCTCTGCCCCAGCGATCCAGGGCCCGTGACGTTCAGTGTCACGTCGGGGACGACGGGTGGAGCCACCGGGACGACATTCACCTATGCCGGGACGAACTATCACGTCAATCAAGGCACGGCACTCGGTACGAACTATGATGGCCGGGCACCGACGGATGGCCTCGTCTGGACCAATTCAAAAGTCCGCTTTGCCCACATTACCGATGGATTGAGTAACACGGCCGCTTTTTCCGAGTCGATCTTCGGATTCCCGGCACAGACTGTCTCTGCCCCGACCAGCAACCAGGATCGCCGACGGAGCTACATCAACGTGGCGTGCGTCTGGACATCGAGCACCGTTCCACCTGCGACACCTGGACTGGCCAACGGCTTTCAGCCCCCGAATGACCCAGCGCAGTTGGAAGCGGCCGCCGTGGCGATCAGCCGTGGCTGGGCGGGACAACGGGGTGCGGGATGGATGCACGGGCGCGAATACTGGACCGCTTACCACCACTACCACAACCCGAACAGCAACGTGCCCGACATGGGAACCTGCGGAAACGGGATCTTTGCGGCCCGCAGCTATCACGTCGGGGGCGTCAACACGCTGATGTGCGATGGGTCCGTCCGTTTTGTCAGTGAGAATGTCGACCTCACCATCTGGCGAGCGGCGGGGACCCGCGCCGGTGGTGAAGTCCAGGGTGAGTTCTGA
- a CDS encoding ThuA domain-containing protein: MKLSLVLALSVGAGVLSAGLASAADKAKVLMLTQSQGFVHGSVNRNQKDSPTKQLAPAEISMTQLGKKTGLFDVTCTQDAAADFTKENLQKFDIVMFYTTGDLPIADADKEYFFKEWLTKKGHGFVGFHSALDTYHNYQPYWDMVGGTFDGHPWNAGELVTITVHDQQHPAMKPFGNEFQIKDEIYWYKNWQPEKVRVLMSLNIEKCPTKGARTKVKEGDQEVEVLQTRHVPVSWVKDYGDGRVFVTNLGHNESTWVDQRFLDHVTGGIKWILGQAEGEATPNPELSKQQEAKAKKDAGLTK, translated from the coding sequence ATGAAGTTGTCTCTTGTGTTGGCCTTGTCGGTCGGGGCGGGCGTCCTGTCGGCCGGCCTGGCCTCTGCTGCCGATAAAGCCAAAGTCCTGATGCTGACTCAAAGTCAGGGATTTGTGCATGGTTCTGTGAATCGGAATCAGAAAGATTCCCCCACGAAGCAGTTGGCACCCGCGGAAATTTCGATGACGCAGCTCGGGAAGAAAACCGGGTTATTCGACGTCACCTGCACTCAGGATGCGGCCGCGGATTTCACGAAAGAGAACTTGCAGAAGTTTGACATCGTGATGTTCTACACCACGGGAGACCTGCCCATTGCTGATGCGGACAAAGAGTATTTCTTCAAAGAGTGGCTGACGAAAAAAGGCCACGGCTTTGTCGGCTTCCACTCGGCCCTCGACACTTACCACAACTATCAGCCCTACTGGGACATGGTTGGTGGTACGTTCGACGGGCATCCGTGGAATGCAGGTGAACTGGTGACGATCACTGTCCACGACCAGCAGCATCCCGCGATGAAGCCCTTCGGCAACGAGTTTCAGATCAAAGACGAAATCTACTGGTACAAGAACTGGCAGCCCGAGAAAGTTCGGGTCCTGATGAGTCTGAACATTGAAAAATGTCCTACCAAGGGTGCGCGCACCAAGGTCAAGGAAGGGGATCAGGAAGTCGAAGTCCTGCAGACGCGGCATGTCCCGGTCTCGTGGGTGAAAGACTACGGGGATGGACGGGTCTTCGTGACGAACCTGGGACACAACGAATCGACCTGGGTTGACCAGCGGTTCCTGGACCACGTGACCGGGGGGATCAAGTGGATCCTCGGTCAGGCGGAAGGTGAAGCCACTCCGAACCCCGAATTGTCGAAGCAGCAGGAAGCCAAGGCAAAGAAGGATGCCGGTCTGACGAAGTGA